The Ooceraea biroi isolate clonal line C1 chromosome 3, Obir_v5.4, whole genome shotgun sequence genome contains the following window.
AAACGaccgaaaaattatttttttaattcattagaATGTACTTTTGActataaatttaaacattttattttcgataagcatatttaatataactgTAGCAACTGTCGGTGTACAGAATGTTTTccaaatcttattttatggTAGACTTATTTTGTGATACGGTAATATTCACAAAAGTAAAAAGACTTTAAGAATCTTAAAGAGGAGGCTTCAATCTCGGTTGTTATATaccagattttttatttatgtattcttacatcaattattaaaaaaatgttatggtCTAAAATTTCAGGCTATTTTTCTataagtacttttttaaaagtaCTTATTATAAAACGCCGCTTATGTCTAGCCTATGCTTTTTCCGGAGAAGAGAAGCTTACGAAAATAATCATTGGTTCCTCTTTAACCGAATACCTGTTCTTAGAACCGTTAGATTCAAATAGCAATAGCTACATATATATGCAAACACAAACCATATCCAAGCGTATGTGAGCGCACGCTACAGCACAAATCTCGTCACATTAAAACCTCTATAACTTTGTTAATCGTTAtcggaaaaaatattatatatatattttagacacttaatacttttaaaaaatgcaaaccCCGAAAAATCAAGTTTTTCAAACTTGTCAACTTGATACATCCCTTTAAACAATCATAATAACAAGACTTAGGCTGCAAATAATCATTACTCTCAATAAATGTCTATCTGTAATAAGAAGGCAATATTAGAacgaaaaatgtaaataaatttaagagatatttaCAAATGTCAAACAAAGGAGCGAATGAATACTTATCATGTACGTGCATCATGTGTCTCTAGATCAAGCGtctattttataacaattattattttgtaaaggaatcataaaaaatagtaaatattacaacacacacatacacacacacacacatacacacacaatcAGTTTTAGttcaattaatacaaaatattacgaatattCCAGTGCCTTTAAAAATTGAGTGATAATAACAAATACAACGATTGATAAATGcctataaattttaaaacgtAGAATATATGCCTGAAGCcattttttgttacataaacgacttttatatgaattttaataaatcactATTATACAAAGTGAGAAGtattttgtgaatattatacatatttaccaCATGCAGATcgatattatatgataataataacatatgtaCGAAAACCTGTTGGAATAAGGATATCGAATCGAGTCTTATAAAACGTCTATATTTGTacgaaattgttaattattttgaaaataaatcatgttaaAATCTATTATCACGATTTTATATCCATTATATCCATTTCTCCTGAcacagattaaataaataaataaatagctacattataatattaattaatcatatgAGATAAAAgatagtatttatttattaatctattaCATATGACTTACcatgattaatattacatcaatttattttatttttcatgctATTGCATGTATTTACTTACATATATTAGACGCAAATTGATTCGGTGCTTTTCCTTAGAATCGAATTTGAgcttttatttagaaaaataataataaacatgttaatcttcgaaatattattattttctaatatttcgaGTCGACGAAATCATCGATACGATTTTCGGACCTTTTACACGCTTTTAAAGTATGTATCAGCCACGTGACGTTGCAGCGATCAAAATAGATGGTAATCCGAAGGGACTAGATCGGTAATAAGCCGTATGAGGGAGAATCATTATTgtctcattttttatattaattaattaagttatattaatagtataataGATTATATTGTACGTATATCCGCAACACACACACGggaaagatatttattttgcgaaataaatgTATCTAACTTTGTAATGCTTCTGAATGATGAAAATTGATTCTTTTAAAAAGTTATGACGCATCCATCACGGTGCATTTGCTGATGCATTGTCTTTCGACGCATTCAAATTTTCAGTTTCAGTACCATCTGTGGATGACGAGTTAGACACCTATAAGCAAAATTGTAGTTAATTAAGTgagtaaaaaatttacaatatgATTTACAATACACATAACAAACTAATTATGTCTCTTTACCTGACAAGGTAGATCGAGTAGGCTGGATGGCAGCTTAAAACTAGGTAAAACGTCGGGCATAGGTGGGGGAACCGGCGGTTCACCGTAAGTATCATGAAGTTCTTCTAATCTGGTGCAAAGAGCAATGCCTCGTTTACTCGTTGCATTCATTTTCTTTACGAGCCAATCTGCTTGCTCCTCCAAACGTTTCAATCGATCAGATCGTGCTGCCAAGACCTCTTCCGGAACGCGAAGTTTTGTTGGTGCTACCGTAGTCTTCTTTTGCAAGTCTTCATCTCCTTCCCGCAGTTCTTCTTTAGATGTTGATGTAGACGAAGGCACAGGACTGAGATCGGTCGTAGGAAATTCTCTAACTGTGTCAAGACTCGAGAAAGAATCTACAGAGACGCTGTCAGAATCCGCAACGTTCTCTTTTGTAATTAGTTTGAAAGCTCGTTGTTCCGTGTCCTTTGTCGGCTCTTCTTTCTCACTTGGTAATGAGGACGAAGCGAGTGAAGATGAAGAGACGTCGAAGTTACCGGTCGAATTTTCTAATTCTGCCGCAGCTGCGCCAAACATTGGCGCAATAAAACGATTAGATGGTCCCACGATCAAGGGATTGCTGAATTGCACGCTTTTTATAGACGGAGATGTCAGGGTGGGAAGAGGCCCAATGGAAAAGATAGCCGTTGTGCCGATTGTATCCGCAATAATGGTAACTGGTTGAGAAACGGATGATGGAGTATCTTCGGCCGAGGGTGGGTCAATATTCGTAATTGATTGTTCTGGTGTCTTTACAGTGGATGATGAATCCCAGAGTTCAGCAGTTGGTGTCCAAGATTGCGGATCTTTGTcacaaaaattcgtttttAAAAGTATCTCATTATTATCTCTCGCGTTATCATCGTGTTCAAGAGTTCGAGCATCGCACGGTTCTTCAAAGAACGTTATTGTGCCCTCATGTAAAGTCGAGAGAGCTTCATCCGATTCCGTATCTTCGATTCTTATGAGATTCTGTATAACATTAGTAAGGGCTTGGTCCAAAGGGTCCAAAGGCTCTTGCGTATTTTGCTCAATCTgctgtttaaaattatatcaatcaGTACCTTATcagtaaaatacatatacaaattgaTACGCTTTGCTATTATTGGGCTTACATCATCTTCTGTTAAATTAATGGCTGCCAAATCAACATGCGTAACTTCTGTCTCATCCAATTCAGTCTCGGTCTCCGGTGTAGGTGTACGTTGTTCCAAAATTATCGATGAACCAGTTTTTGATTCTGACAGTTCGGTGTCTGTTGGCTGTTCGGACTCGGTGTCTGGTGTCGATGCTCTAGGATTTTcctatattaaacaatataaatagatgACAATAAACAtaagcaattaaaattataagaaattataaaaattataagaaaattatgataaaaaaactATTAGACAAATAATTTCCACGTACTTTTCGTGTCCGCCTGCGTGGACCGTATCTGATTCTTCCTTCAATTGGTTCTTCCTCTTCATCAGTATCGTCGCCTCTTTCATCACTGAAACCGCTTTCAGCACTGTATAGAATAACGAAAATGGAAGTTGAGTAGTAAGATcactttaacatattttaatcaatttttgaaacaatttttgaaaagcctttatttactttctttttttgtaagAGGATTTGTCAGCATCCCGATTAATGGAGAaaagtgttaaaaaataataacgaatatttcgaaaattgatATGTTTATCATTGGTCTTTAATAAGGGCTTAAGTTCTTCAATAAAAGcaccaaattaatttatctccCTAATACAACTTTATATCTCtctatctaaaatatttcgaatatattaaaatagagGAAGagcatacatatacagggtgaggtacctaaaacaggccacctgaatatctcggctgttattggtgatagaaaaaaatgtgtcagaccaaacttgcatggtttcgagggacacataatttgttctaaatagttttttattaggtggacgcgtagagatcatatgaaggtcagcttcgtttttttaaatggtatgatatgtttttttacgtaccatctgaaggctaaaatttctaagtgctagaactttttcatttctgagtttacggtattttcaatagcagagaactctaggcaatataaaaaataatgatatcatcaactcagaacttctcgaaaaagaaaaaatttctaaggtctagaactttttcatttctgagtttacagtatttttaatagcagagaattctaggcaatatgaagtaaattattttcctttacagttggccttcagtgaccttaaATGactttgacccgtagatcaatgtgcgcatcttcaaacgctctagatggcacgtaaaaaaacatatcataccatttaaaaaaacgatgttgaccttcatatgatctctacgcgtccacctaataaaaaattatttagaacaaattatgtgtcatGCAAGTTTAgttctgacacattttttctatcaccaataacagccgagatttttaggtggcctgttttaggtgcctcaccctgtataatctAAACGTGGGTGTACacatatatagaataaaagcATAAGTCTTACCTGTTAAAAGAATCATGAGCAGCCAAAGCTTTCCGTGCGGCAAACTCACGACGCAAGTTTCTCCATTCTAATTCggtttttgtatttttctgcCTGGCTGATTCCCATTTTTCTCTGCAGTATTCCAATTCCTGTTTTAGCTCCTGCAGCATCTTCCTCTTCTGTTGCAACTCGTATCTTAATATTTCTTCGTGTGTGTGTAACTGTTGGTGTTGCACTTGCATTCGGCCGACGATGTTCCACGTTTTGCTCAACTCAGTCGACACCATGGACAGTCTTTTCTCCTATTGTATTGAATGAAATAAAGTGATctcattttcttgaaaaaatgaaaaactataaaaatcatttaccTGCTCACTCAGCTTACTCTCTAGATGAGTATTTAACTGCTTCATGCGATTCATTTCCTTCTCCAAGTGTTTCTTTTCCAGGATCAGCTCCTTCAAACGAATGTACGTTTTGCTTACAGATATTACCAATCTTGGGCCGGCTGGAGTGTCCACGGATTTATAACAGCTATTTGGATCCGAGCAGGATGCAACGGAAACGCTTGGCGAGGTCACCGCATGACAACTAAGTAGCTCCAATAAAACGCGCCACACCTACGACGTAATTTCGCGAGCAATTTAATAAAGTCAACTTACGTGGTTCCTCTGTAGTAGAacatataactatataaatagtcatttttaatattatcgtgatATTACAGCGTTTAAGCTGTAATTAAGTtgcaaattacaattaaaatatactgAAGATATGACGAAGAAATTATATCGCGAAAGAACATTTTCTTCTGTGTACCTTTGGTAAATTGTGGGCAATATCTTCTTCCTGCAGATCGTCTTCTTTCCTATCAACTTCGTCAATGCTTTCTACGCTCGTTTCATCCCTCGCATGATTTTGAGTCGCTTTATCATCTTCAACTTGTTTGATCAAGTCTAAAAGAAGTTTAGGAAGAGCTGCTGCTTCAGTACTTTCCTCTCTAGCTATGTCACTTATAAGATCATGATTCTCCTGtaatattatgaattatcTTGATATCATGTTTgttatttacagttttattctATAGACTTCGAGCACttctttgataaatatatttaaaaatgaattatttttcagttataaattattatagcaaTACCTGTAGCAGCTGAGTTAAACGATCAAGATCCATGTCTGCAGAGGAAGCTCCAAGCAACATCTGGGTAAACAATCCGTTAATAAGAGACATCTGATTCTGAAGATCTCTGCAGTCTGCCTTGGTCAGCCCCAATTGAGATTCCAAGTTCGTTATTTCCGAGTCTTGTACATCGATCTAATGCATATAATACCATTATTCAGAGTCCAAACGACTAATTAAGACAAATGAGATCTCAATACCTTTTCTTCAGCTTTTTTAAGTTCCTCTTCTAAATTCTCCGATTTCTTTAGAGAGTAATCTAATTTCTGCTTTATATCCATCAACTCTTTGGTCGCCGAATCCTTCAACTCGGTCAAAACTCTCAGCCTCCCGTTGTAGAGGCTCTtcaatgtattaatattctcTAGTTGTCGATCGCACTCGGCTCCCTCGTCATCTTGGACTTCCAGAAAACTTTTGTCGCCTAGTCTAACTAACACTTGAGCCAGATAATCTTTCAACTCATTGGTCCGACGTTCACGTGCAACGCAAGACTGACGTGCTTTGTTGGTCACTTCTGTTAAACATTGAATACGACGCTGATGACATTCTGAATTAGTCTCTAGTTGATAACGAAGGTCATCCACTTTCTCAATTTGATATCGTATGTCGTTCCTTACTTCATCGGATacctgaaataaatatatatttttacttacaattagtctcgtggatttttattataagagaATATAATATGTGATGTACCTTTAAGGTACTCGTTAATCGTTTCGCTTGCACGCATTTCAACATTTTGTCATTTTCATTCCATTGCTCCTTCGTTGTAGACTTAACAAAAGTGCTAAGCTGATCTGCGAAGTTGACGTTTTGCGAATTACTTTGAGCGGAACGTAAAAGGGCTAACATACTCGACGTTTCGGAATGAGCCTCTTTCTCTGCAGCTAATTCTTTTCTAAGTCTTTCCATTTCGGACGAGACTACTGCGATAGCTTTATGTCTAGCTTCCCTTTTCAAGGCTAATTCTTTTCTAAATTCCTCCATATTGCTAGCAGTACAATCTGGATCTGACGTAGTCTCTGGGATGTCATCTAATGGAGCGATAGTATCTGTGATATACAAACAGCTGATATTATTCTGTGACACGAAGtaacatatatgtaaaatgttttattattgataatacaATCGAGATGCGTAAACAGttcgatttatataaaattatcatttccAAATTAGCTTCCCgattatattatcaataataagCAACGCTGTATGtgattttactttaattttaatttttaatataacatactATCCACATCCGATGCGACATTATCGTTCTTCCTTTCAGTCTTGATAGTTTGCTTCAGTCTTTGAATCTCCTGCAAAGCATCTTCAAGAGCTTTAATTTGCTTCTTTTTGTCCGAGACTTCTTCACATAACTGTGCTCGCAATTTTGATGCCTTTTGATTTTccacattttttatttgctcTTTCTCGAGTAATGATTTTTGCAGATCCTGTTCTAAAATTGAGATTCTTGTATCGGCAGTGTCTTTTTCTGACTTAAAGATATCGACTTCTTTCAGTAGCCTTTCGATTTCTTTTTTGGCGACGTCCAAGTGCTTTGTCAGTTCATCATGTTGTCGTCTAcattcatataaattattttcagctACTGTATATCGTCGCCCTTTCATCTCCtaaatagaaagaataaattttgtttacaatattgtttaatttaatttaatattagcaTCAGATAACGTCaacaaaacaataaaataaattaatagttttGTATGTCATTTCACGTGTTGGATAAAATGAAACGTAGtaatatagtaaaaatttaataaaaatgtaataattctctttttatcaTACCTCATGTTCTACACTTAATTTTTCCACCAAAGCTTTTTGATCCGCTAAACTACGTAACAATCTTTCGTTTGCATTTTGGccttttaatttatcttctgTTAATTTTTCAACTTCCTCGGACAATTTCAGTATCTTTTCACTTGCAGAACTGTTCGTCGTCGAATTATGCTCATTGTTTCTCAACCTTGTCCACTTTCTACATACTTTATCTAAATCTACTCTGAAACATGTGCTTCTATTTATCATAGGAACATTTGTTTCGGAATCATCAGAGTGAGCGCTGCAATATCGGTAAATATTCTCCTCTTCTTTTGTTGCGTCTTGATCTTTGCCACAATTATCAGGCACTTCACTAAGAGCATCAATCATGATGCGATTCGTTCGTTGTTCCGATGACTGACAACGAGATTCTGCTGATCTCGTCGAATAGTCTTCGTCGTTTGTGTCTCGTGTCAAGCTATCTAGTCCCTCGATTCTGGAACGCAATTTGCTATTTTCTTGTAAGTATGAATTCCTTTGTTCGCATTGTTCAGCGATATTCCCCCCCAGCAATTTTTCCAGTCTACTAACACGTTGTTCTAATCTTCGTGATTCTTCCTTTTCGATAACTTCATCAGTACTTTGCAATCTTTTCCAAAGAACATCGTCGTACGTTCCCGCAGCTTCCGCCGAAGTCGTTCGCTTCCGGTTCTCCTTAGCCTTCGACAATTCTAAATACAACGCTTCCATACGCGTCAGTGTCGCATTGTGCGCACTAGCTAATTGTTGATTAGCCACAGCCAACTGCGAAATGATTTGTGAGAGCTCCATTTCGTTATTATTCTGTTGAAACGTTGTCGAGGAGCCGTGATTATCGGCAGATTGCCAACCTCTCATTTGCGCAGTATACGTTGcctgcaatatattataatattaatgatcgttatagtataataagtaataatagtatATTTGAATTCGAGCTATCCAATCCGTCaaacatttgaaaataattaaattaattattacaaattatcacTTCTTTTTACTATAATCTTTCATATTTCCTGAATCCTTTGTTTCCTCAAAATACGTTTTAGTGTTACACATATCATAACAATATTAACGATGACAATTTGTAGGTCCACTTGTGTGACACACACATCACGAAAAGAGACGATGAATCTTCTTACTTCAAACAAagggaaaaacgaaaaaaaacaaaagaattttttattgttctttTACCTAAAACAGCTTCTTCCGCCAGATATTAACGCGTACGGAAAATGATCCGTCTTCGACGATTCACGGTGGTGCACTGGCATTAAAACGCTGTGTCTTGTGTGGACTAACCGAGGCTAACCGGGACTAAGCACGTGATCGCGATCGATGACTGTGAAAATGGTTTTTCGTGACCGTGAGTCAGCGTGTTCTCCCGAAATCACAGATTGGAAGGAAGCCAGTTTTTCGCGATTAACGGAAGCGGCTTGTCGCGTGACAAAAATACGTGCTTTCAGCCAGAAACTGTAGGTACAATGAGACGTCACTGCGATGGCATTGTCCGAGCTGAATTTACTTATACTTTAGCAGATAATATTGTCTGCGCGAAAATAATGGAGATGAATATTAGTTATATAGACTTC
Protein-coding sequences here:
- the LOC105277267 gene encoding 227 kDa spindle- and centromere-associated protein isoform X1, producing the protein MGQTSSNESNGVQRTSVSTKKYDVETSSEDIYFANDGRRQLHVGMNNYNGENQPRSEGPSPYMTLRTDELRNQRPMAPSLINVLPPKRETLATYTAQMRGWQSADNHGSSTTFQQNNNEMELSQIISQLAVANQQLASAHNATLTRMEALYLELSKAKENRKRTTSAEAAGTYDDVLWKRLQSTDEVIEKEESRRLEQRVSRLEKLLGGNIAEQCEQRNSYLQENSKLRSRIEGLDSLTRDTNDEDYSTRSAESRCQSSEQRTNRIMIDALSEVPDNCGKDQDATKEEENIYRYCSAHSDDSETNVPMINRSTCFRVDLDKVCRKWTRLRNNEHNSTTNSSASEKILKLSEEVEKLTEDKLKGQNANERLLRSLADQKALVEKLSVEHEEMKGRRYTVAENNLYECRRQHDELTKHLDVAKKEIERLLKEVDIFKSEKDTADTRISILEQDLQKSLLEKEQIKNVENQKASKLRAQLCEEVSDKKKQIKALEDALQEIQRLKQTIKTERKNDNVASDVDNTIAPLDDIPETTSDPDCTASNMEEFRKELALKREARHKAIAVVSSEMERLRKELAAEKEAHSETSSMLALLRSAQSNSQNVNFADQLSTFVKSTTKEQWNENDKMLKCVQAKRLTSTLKVSDEVRNDIRYQIEKVDDLRYQLETNSECHQRRIQCLTEVTNKARQSCVARERRTNELKDYLAQVLVRLGDKSFLEVQDDEGAECDRQLENINTLKSLYNGRLRVLTELKDSATKELMDIKQKLDYSLKKSENLEEELKKAEEKIDVQDSEITNLESQLGLTKADCRDLQNQMSLINGLFTQMLLGASSADMDLDRLTQLLQENHDLISDIAREESTEAAALPKLLLDLIKQVEDDKATQNHARDETSVESIDEVDRKEDDLQEEDIAHNLPKVWRVLLELLSCHAVTSPSVSVASCSDPNSCYKSVDTPAGPRLVISVSKTYIRLKELILEKKHLEKEMNRMKQLNTHLESKLSEQEKRLSMVSTELSKTWNIVGRMQVQHQQLHTHEEILRYELQQKRKMLQELKQELEYCREKWESARQKNTKTELEWRNLRREFAARKALAAHDSFNSAESGFSDERGDDTDEEEEPIEGRIRYGPRRRTRKENPRASTPDTESEQPTDTELSESKTGSSIILEQRTPTPETETELDETEVTHVDLAAINLTEDDQIEQNTQEPLDPLDQALTNVIQNLIRIEDTESDEALSTLHEGTITFFEEPCDARTLEHDDNARDNNEILLKTNFCDKDPQSWTPTAELWDSSSTVKTPEQSITNIDPPSAEDTPSSVSQPVTIIADTIGTTAIFSIGPLPTLTSPSIKSVQFSNPLIVGPSNRFIAPMFGAAAAELENSTGNFDVSSSSLASSSLPSEKEEPTKDTEQRAFKLITKENVADSDSVSVDSFSSLDTVREFPTTDLSPVPSSTSTSKEELREGDEDLQKKTTVAPTKLRVPEEVLAARSDRLKRLEEQADWLVKKMNATSKRGIALCTRLEELHDTYGEPPVPPPMPDVLPSFKLPSSLLDLPCQVSNSSSTDGTETENLNASKDNASANAP
- the LOC105277267 gene encoding 227 kDa spindle- and centromere-associated protein isoform X2, with the translated sequence MGQTSSNESNGVQRTSVSTKKYDVETSSEDIYFANDGRRQLHVGMNNYNGENQPRSEGPSPYMTLRTDELRNQRPMAPSLINVLPPKRETLATYTAQMRGWQSADNHGSSTTFQQNNNEMELSQIISQLAVANQQLASAHNATLTRMEALYLELSKAKENRKRTTSAEAAGTYDDVLWKRLQSTDEVIEKEESRRLEQRVSRLEKLLGGNIAEQCEQRNSYLQENSKLRSRIEGLDSLTRDTNDEDYSTRSAESRCQSSEQRTNRIMIDALSEVPDNCGKDQDATKEEENIYRYCSAHSDDSETNVPMINRSTCFRVDLDKVCRKWTRLRNNEHNSTTNSSASEKILKLSEEVEKLTEDKLKGQNANERLLRSLADQKALVEKLSVEHEEMKGRRYTVAENNLYECRRQHDELTKHLDVAKKEIERLLKEVDIFKSEKDTADTRISILEQDLQKSLLEKEQIKNVENQKASKLRAQLCEEVSDKKKQIKALEDALQEIQRLKQTIKTERKNDNVASDVDNTIAPLDDIPETTSDPDCTASNMEEFRKELALKREARHKAIAVVSSEMERLRKELAAEKEAHSETSSMLALLRSAQSNSQNVNFADQLSTFVKSTTKEQWNENDKMLKCVQAKRLTSTLKVSDEVRNDIRYQIEKVDDLRYQLETNSECHQRRIQCLTEVTNKARQSCVARERRTNELKDYLAQVLVRLGDKSFLEVQDDEGAECDRQLENINTLKSLYNGRLRVLTELKDSATKELMDIKQKLDYSLKKSENLEEELKKAEEKIDVQDSEITNLESQLGLTKADCRDLQNQMSLINGLFTQMLLGASSADMDLDRLTQLLQENHDLISDIAREESTEAAALPKLLLDLIKQVEDDKATQNHARDETSVESIDEVDRKEDDLQEEDIAHNLPKVWRVLLELLSCHAVTSPSVSVASCSDPNSCYKSVDTPAGPRLVISVSKTYIRLKELILEKKHLEKEMNRMKQLNTHLESKLSEQEKRLSMVSTELSKTWNIVGRMQVQHQQLHTHEEILRYELQQKRKMLQELKQELEYCREKWESARQKNTKTELEWRNLRREFAARKALAAHDSFNSAESGFSDERGDDTDEEEEPIEGRIRYGPRRRTRKENPRASTPDTESEQPTDTELSESKTGSSIILEQRTPTPETETELDETEVTHVDLAAINLTEDDIEQNTQEPLDPLDQALTNVIQNLIRIEDTESDEALSTLHEGTITFFEEPCDARTLEHDDNARDNNEILLKTNFCDKDPQSWTPTAELWDSSSTVKTPEQSITNIDPPSAEDTPSSVSQPVTIIADTIGTTAIFSIGPLPTLTSPSIKSVQFSNPLIVGPSNRFIAPMFGAAAAELENSTGNFDVSSSSLASSSLPSEKEEPTKDTEQRAFKLITKENVADSDSVSVDSFSSLDTVREFPTTDLSPVPSSTSTSKEELREGDEDLQKKTTVAPTKLRVPEEVLAARSDRLKRLEEQADWLVKKMNATSKRGIALCTRLEELHDTYGEPPVPPPMPDVLPSFKLPSSLLDLPCQVSNSSSTDGTETENLNASKDNASANAP
- the LOC105277267 gene encoding autophagy-related protein 23 isoform X3, with the translated sequence MRGWQSADNHGSSTTFQQNNNEMELSQIISQLAVANQQLASAHNATLTRMEALYLELSKAKENRKRTTSAEAAGTYDDVLWKRLQSTDEVIEKEESRRLEQRVSRLEKLLGGNIAEQCEQRNSYLQENSKLRSRIEGLDSLTRDTNDEDYSTRSAESRCQSSEQRTNRIMIDALSEVPDNCGKDQDATKEEENIYRYCSAHSDDSETNVPMINRSTCFRVDLDKVCRKWTRLRNNEHNSTTNSSASEKILKLSEEVEKLTEDKLKGQNANERLLRSLADQKALVEKLSVEHEEMKGRRYTVAENNLYECRRQHDELTKHLDVAKKEIERLLKEVDIFKSEKDTADTRISILEQDLQKSLLEKEQIKNVENQKASKLRAQLCEEVSDKKKQIKALEDALQEIQRLKQTIKTERKNDNVASDVDNTIAPLDDIPETTSDPDCTASNMEEFRKELALKREARHKAIAVVSSEMERLRKELAAEKEAHSETSSMLALLRSAQSNSQNVNFADQLSTFVKSTTKEQWNENDKMLKCVQAKRLTSTLKVSDEVRNDIRYQIEKVDDLRYQLETNSECHQRRIQCLTEVTNKARQSCVARERRTNELKDYLAQVLVRLGDKSFLEVQDDEGAECDRQLENINTLKSLYNGRLRVLTELKDSATKELMDIKQKLDYSLKKSENLEEELKKAEEKIDVQDSEITNLESQLGLTKADCRDLQNQMSLINGLFTQMLLGASSADMDLDRLTQLLQENHDLISDIAREESTEAAALPKLLLDLIKQVEDDKATQNHARDETSVESIDEVDRKEDDLQEEDIAHNLPKVWRVLLELLSCHAVTSPSVSVASCSDPNSCYKSVDTPAGPRLVISVSKTYIRLKELILEKKHLEKEMNRMKQLNTHLESKLSEQEKRLSMVSTELSKTWNIVGRMQVQHQQLHTHEEILRYELQQKRKMLQELKQELEYCREKWESARQKNTKTELEWRNLRREFAARKALAAHDSFNSAESGFSDERGDDTDEEEEPIEGRIRYGPRRRTRKENPRASTPDTESEQPTDTELSESKTGSSIILEQRTPTPETETELDETEVTHVDLAAINLTEDDQIEQNTQEPLDPLDQALTNVIQNLIRIEDTESDEALSTLHEGTITFFEEPCDARTLEHDDNARDNNEILLKTNFCDKDPQSWTPTAELWDSSSTVKTPEQSITNIDPPSAEDTPSSVSQPVTIIADTIGTTAIFSIGPLPTLTSPSIKSVQFSNPLIVGPSNRFIAPMFGAAAAELENSTGNFDVSSSSLASSSLPSEKEEPTKDTEQRAFKLITKENVADSDSVSVDSFSSLDTVREFPTTDLSPVPSSTSTSKEELREGDEDLQKKTTVAPTKLRVPEEVLAARSDRLKRLEEQADWLVKKMNATSKRGIALCTRLEELHDTYGEPPVPPPMPDVLPSFKLPSSLLDLPCQVSNSSSTDGTETENLNASKDNASANAP